A section of the Streptomyces sp. V3I8 genome encodes:
- a CDS encoding OFA family MFS transporter, producing MSPPIAPPGWSRWLVPPAALSVHLSIGQAYAWSVFKPSLESALDLSGTQSALPFQLGIVMLGLSAAFGGTLVERNGPRWAMTVALVCFSSGFLLAALGAATEQYWLIVFGYGFVGGIGLGIGYISPVSTLIKWFPDRPGMATGIAIMGFGGGALIASPWSAQMLDSFGSDSSGIALAFLVHGLTYAVFMSLGVLLVRVPRPAKTAADGTPAPLEGVQVSANSAVRTPQFWLLWIVLCMNVTAGIGILEKAAPMITDFFADTSAPVTVSAAAGFVALLSAANMAGRIGWSSTSDLIGRKNIYRVYLGVGALMYALIAWVGDSSKPVFIIAALVILSFYGGGFATVPAYLKDLFGTYQVGAIHGRLLTAWSTAGVLGPLIVNWIADRQEEAGKSGASLYGLSLVIMIGLLAVGFVANELVRPVDARHHVPARKEAADVHEGQQSA from the coding sequence ATGAGTCCCCCCATAGCCCCACCGGGCTGGAGCCGCTGGCTGGTCCCGCCCGCGGCCCTGTCGGTCCACCTCTCCATCGGCCAGGCGTACGCCTGGTCCGTGTTCAAACCGTCCCTGGAGTCCGCGCTCGACCTCAGCGGCACCCAGAGCGCGTTGCCCTTCCAGCTCGGCATCGTGATGCTCGGCCTGTCCGCCGCGTTCGGCGGCACGCTGGTGGAGCGCAACGGGCCGCGCTGGGCGATGACGGTCGCCCTGGTCTGCTTCTCCTCGGGCTTCCTGCTCGCCGCCCTCGGCGCCGCCACCGAGCAGTACTGGCTGATCGTGTTCGGCTACGGCTTCGTGGGCGGCATCGGCCTCGGCATCGGGTACATCTCGCCCGTCTCCACGCTCATCAAGTGGTTCCCGGACCGGCCCGGCATGGCCACCGGCATCGCCATCATGGGCTTCGGCGGCGGCGCGCTGATCGCCTCGCCGTGGTCCGCGCAGATGCTCGACTCCTTCGGCTCGGACAGCTCGGGCATCGCGCTGGCCTTCCTCGTGCACGGACTGACGTACGCCGTCTTCATGTCGCTCGGTGTGCTGCTGGTGCGCGTCCCGCGGCCCGCGAAGACCGCGGCCGACGGCACCCCGGCCCCGCTGGAGGGTGTGCAGGTCTCCGCGAACAGCGCCGTGCGCACCCCGCAGTTCTGGCTCCTGTGGATCGTGCTCTGCATGAACGTGACCGCGGGCATCGGCATCCTGGAGAAGGCCGCACCGATGATCACGGACTTCTTCGCGGACACCTCGGCACCCGTCACGGTGTCGGCGGCGGCCGGCTTCGTCGCGCTGCTCTCGGCCGCCAACATGGCGGGCCGCATCGGCTGGTCCTCCACGTCCGACCTGATCGGGCGCAAGAACATCTACCGCGTCTACCTGGGCGTCGGCGCGCTGATGTACGCGCTCATCGCCTGGGTCGGGGACTCCTCCAAGCCGGTGTTCATCATCGCCGCGCTGGTGATCCTCTCCTTCTACGGAGGCGGCTTCGCGACCGTCCCCGCCTACCTGAAGGACCTCTTCGGCACCTACCAGGTCGGCGCCATCCACGGACGGCTGCTCACCGCCTGGTCCACGGCCGGGGTCCTCGGCCCCCTGATCGTCAACTGGATCGCGGACCGGCAGGAGGAGGCCGGGAAGTCCGGGGCGTCCCTGTACGGACTGTCACTGGTCATCATGATCGGCCTGCTCGCGGTCGGCTTCGTCGCCAACGAACTCGTCCGGCCCGTCGACGCCCGCCATCACGTCCCCGCCCGGAAGGAGGCCGCCGATGTCCACGAAGGACAGCAGTCCGCCTGA